A stretch of the Notamacropus eugenii isolate mMacEug1 chromosome 2, mMacEug1.pri_v2, whole genome shotgun sequence genome encodes the following:
- the LOC140524987 gene encoding uncharacterized protein isoform X1, with protein MSRSRSLPEPGPGRTPPRPLLPRPPPLAGPSRRASQARRLAGGRRVPEGVSLPVSLACCLFPFLFGFRKRRVLGVPRLLGGCRRGRGRSSQECAKPGAETGLGEKGRGLGRGGGEGGEGGKGADLCLSPRYDATQPPPAFSRRGTRLPRAQNVELLSPALDYSSQHASRASRSSVRGAGGERGNFRLLNLGLGRPREPGSGTASPKCENYNQGGAVLWSLAAGCLHITDSFAKVEQ; from the exons ATGAGCCGAAGCCGGAGCCTCCCCGAGCCTGGGCCGGGCCGGACCCCGCCGCGGCCGTTACTCCCACGCCCCCCTCCCCTCGCCGGGCCCAGCCGCCGGGCCTCGCAGGCCCGCAGGCTGGCGGGTGGGCGGCGGGTCCCTGAGGGCGTCTCTCTCCCGGTCTCTCTCGCCTGTTGTTTGTTTCCCTTCCTCTTCGGCTTCCGTAAGAGGCGGGTCTTGGGCGTACCGAGACTCCTGGGTGGGTGCAGACGAGGAAGGGGGCGGAGCTCCCAGGAGTGCGCAAAACCAGGGGCCGAGACGGGacttggggaaaagggaaggggactggggcggggtgggggagagggaggggaagggggaaagggggcGGACCTTTGCTTGTCACCTAGATACGACGCAACACAGCCACCGCCAGCGTTCTCCCGGCGCGGGACCCGACTCCCCCGGGCCCAGAACGTCGAGCTTCTCTCCCCCGCCCTGGACTACAGTTCCCAGCATGCTTCGCGAGCCTCGCGTTCAAGCGTGAGAGGAGCCGGGGGTGAGAGAGGCAACTTCCGGCTGCTCAACCTCGGCCTGGGCCGCCCCCGCGAGCCTGGGAGCGGTACTGCCAG CCCAAAGTGTGAAAACTACAATCAAGGAGGGGCTGTTCTATGGAGCCTCGCAGCAGGGTGCCTCCACATCACCGACTCCTTCGCCAAGGTGGAGCAGTAA
- the LOC140524987 gene encoding uncharacterized protein isoform X2 yields MSRSRSLPEPGPGRTPPRPLLPRPPPLAGPSRRASQARRLAGGRRVPEGVSLPVSLACCLFPFLFGFRKRRVLGVPRLLGGCRRGRGRSSQECAKPGAETGLGEKGRGLGRGGGEGGEGGKGADLCLSPRYDATQPPPAFSRRGTRLPRAQNVELLSPALDYSSQHASRASRSSVRGAGAQSVKTTIKEGLFYGASQQGASTSPTPSPRWSSKGPPQESQATTSG; encoded by the exons ATGAGCCGAAGCCGGAGCCTCCCCGAGCCTGGGCCGGGCCGGACCCCGCCGCGGCCGTTACTCCCACGCCCCCCTCCCCTCGCCGGGCCCAGCCGCCGGGCCTCGCAGGCCCGCAGGCTGGCGGGTGGGCGGCGGGTCCCTGAGGGCGTCTCTCTCCCGGTCTCTCTCGCCTGTTGTTTGTTTCCCTTCCTCTTCGGCTTCCGTAAGAGGCGGGTCTTGGGCGTACCGAGACTCCTGGGTGGGTGCAGACGAGGAAGGGGGCGGAGCTCCCAGGAGTGCGCAAAACCAGGGGCCGAGACGGGacttggggaaaagggaaggggactggggcggggtgggggagagggaggggaagggggaaagggggcGGACCTTTGCTTGTCACCTAGATACGACGCAACACAGCCACCGCCAGCGTTCTCCCGGCGCGGGACCCGACTCCCCCGGGCCCAGAACGTCGAGCTTCTCTCCCCCGCCCTGGACTACAGTTCCCAGCATGCTTCGCGAGCCTCGCGTTCAAGCGTGAGAGGAGCCGGGG CCCAAAGTGTGAAAACTACAATCAAGGAGGGGCTGTTCTATGGAGCCTCGCAGCAGGGTGCCTCCACATCACCGACTCCTTCGCCAAGGTGGAGCAGTAAAGGGCCGCCCCAAGAATCACAAGCCACTACATCTGGGTAG